The DNA region ATTTTGGTTTCATTAAGTTCAACATTAATTTCAAATCATTTGGATTGGCATGTCCTGATACACGGAAGTTATCAGAAATTGTTTTAACTGTTCCACCAGCGCGGTAGATCATATCTTCTGTTTTAGCCACAGTTGTTTCCATCGCAATTGAAGGCGTCGTCGTAATATAAACTAAATCACCTTCTTCAATGTTGATACCTGAGTGCGAACGAGCACTTGCCATACGTTGGATTCCTTTAATTGGTTCACCTGTACGACCAGTTTCTAAAACTAACAACTCATCTGGTTGATAATCTTTCATGTCTTTCGCTTGAATTAAAATATCATCACTTGGTAACGTGATTTTACCTAACTTAATCGCTAATTGAATGATACGTTCAATGCCTTCACCTGTTAAAACAACTTTACGCATTGATTTTTCAGCCGCATCTAAAACTTGTTGGATACGTTGTAAATTACTGGCAACACTGGCAACAATAATGCGGCCCTTCCAGTAACGTAATGTGTCATAAACTTCTTCAGCAATCGCTTTTTCAGCTGCTACTGGGGCTGGATTTTCTGAGTTAGTAGAATCTGATAATAAAGCTAACACGCCTTCTTTACCAATTTCTGCTAAACGACCAAAATCAGTGGCATACATTGGAACCGCACCGTGATCAAATTTGAAATCACCTGTGTAAACAATGTTACCTTCCTCTGTTTTAATTGAAACCCCAACTGAATCTGGAATAGTATGCGTTGTTCTAAAGAAACTCACTGTCCCATGTTGGAAATCAATTTCTGTAAACTCATCAATCACATGGAAGTCAGTGAATTTTTTCGAACCTGGGTACTCTGACGTCCGCATTTTCGCTAATTCAACTGTTAACTCCGTACCAAAGACTGGCACATCAACTTCTTCTAATACGTATGGTAAAGCACCAATCGCATCAGCGTGACCATGCGTTAAGAAAATCCCTGCTACACGATCTTTATTTTCTACTAAATAGTTGATTCCTGGAATGACGATGTCGATCCCTAGTAAAT from Vagococcus coleopterorum includes:
- a CDS encoding ribonuclease J, which gives rise to MSNIKIIPLGGVRENGKNLYVAEVEDEIFVLDCGMKYPENDLLGIDIVIPGINYLVENKDRVAGIFLTHGHADAIGALPYVLEEVDVPVFGTELTVELAKMRTSEYPGSKKFTDFHVIDEFTEIDFQHGTVSFFRTTHTIPDSVGVSIKTEEGNIVYTGDFKFDHGAVPMYATDFGRLAEIGKEGVLALLSDSTNSENPAPVAAEKAIAEEVYDTLRYWKGRIIVASVASNLQRIQQVLDAAEKSMRKVVLTGEGIERIIQLAIKLGKITLPSDDILIQAKDMKDYQPDELLVLETGRTGEPIKGIQRMASARSHSGINIEEGDLVYITTTPSIAMETTVAKTEDMIYRAGGTVKTISDNFRVSGHANPNDLKLMLNLMKPKFFIPIQGEYRMLAAHADLAHEMGMDYKNIYITGRGDVLEYNSGRMHMAGSVEADNIMIDGLGVGDIGNIVLRDRRILSEDGILIAVTTINRKKQKIVARPKITTRGFVYAKQSQDLMDESAAIVEDIITENLKTNDFEWGKLKQDIREQLSRHLFEKTKRRPVILPVIMETSQRHKNNYNNATKRPEKKA